From one Halosimplex rubrum genomic stretch:
- a CDS encoding COG1361 family protein, with protein sequence MAKRHTRAAVALVAVAVACVLVSGPAAAGPLGQPTTDAPDRIEHFEGAAEATPDQHSQSATDRAADAAGPASTNVSASTSLRSTVDLDVEQALSGDSDSDRVTFSFRVSGSSNMSTRVSVTPSQTTRSYGDVEFEFVEWSDQSGGGSGTSSSWTATGGHTYQVTYEVSANNGATEGSYSITATASSGLGDQHTERIVADVEVREPEFEQPSGTTEDIRFDESTGDRANTETQVEIGNGGDGVMVIDSVSVGATPRGIDASVANEPDRIGANGRDGIDLDISVDDTVEEGDHSFTVTASDNLGNRETYEVTVRVEKVPVLSADSTVISLGEVLVGESTVKSFTLREAAGYESVSDVVTEFAERDSRGNLAFGGLGETTISAGESTSQSVTVQVDEDVEQGSQLRWEVSFAPQDNRDGNARVVFTAQVIYPPYYDGVSVGGADFVFDRPRSEVTSYTETTTMQVRNGGDLPMNIESVSPSVDAPGIDATVVDRPDTIPARSSRTFGVRIEAQPEASEGEHTLSMDVQAAEPGSTTVSSTVTVDRQADLAVDPGNLSVGEVIVTERASTATVLSEQLGYESVRDFGFEQVSGPDRGWITVVERPSTIAAGESGEVVLAVSFDPSATLYRTYNWTFAASGTNVETERFTVSAVPRPIDFSQVRDDLTALEGEVEAGDGMVTEMDGVLGTLEEKLRAGNAPRSDIVAVSTAGRSTTLFLQSAEQARTALDAGNHSAAQLHLTRTAAAYRTLGTYTDRISNDELAQRAAGVTERADEILAALTDRQLSYYRGRLEAENTTMLERARIERDLSRLAALRGDSDRAGELRTEADRAFSNYSTLVAEGNERLEAGRSQRDDLDESLFVSALGQRVFWIGSLDRFESATRATLSEYDTAEQRFRAAGAVERADSAAAERASLAAAYDGARTVSLGIGAGLGLVFLVVVVLESRALYRYIQESRAAVSGDFLV encoded by the coding sequence ATGGCTAAGCGCCACACGCGCGCCGCGGTCGCCCTCGTGGCCGTCGCGGTCGCGTGCGTCCTCGTCAGCGGCCCCGCGGCCGCCGGACCCCTCGGCCAGCCGACGACCGACGCTCCCGACCGGATCGAGCACTTCGAAGGGGCCGCGGAGGCGACCCCGGACCAGCACAGCCAGTCCGCGACGGACCGCGCGGCGGACGCCGCCGGGCCGGCCTCGACGAACGTTTCGGCGTCAACGTCGCTGCGGTCGACCGTTGACCTCGACGTCGAGCAGGCGCTGTCCGGCGACTCGGACTCGGACCGGGTCACCTTCTCGTTCCGCGTGAGTGGCAGCTCCAACATGTCGACGAGGGTGAGCGTCACGCCGTCACAGACGACCCGGTCGTACGGCGACGTCGAGTTCGAGTTCGTCGAGTGGTCCGACCAGAGCGGGGGCGGCTCGGGGACTAGCAGCAGCTGGACGGCGACGGGCGGCCACACGTACCAGGTCACGTACGAGGTGAGCGCCAACAACGGCGCCACCGAGGGATCCTACTCGATCACCGCGACGGCGTCGAGCGGGCTCGGCGACCAGCACACCGAGCGGATCGTGGCGGACGTGGAGGTCAGGGAACCGGAGTTCGAGCAGCCGTCGGGCACCACCGAGGACATCCGCTTCGACGAGTCGACCGGAGACCGGGCGAACACGGAGACTCAGGTCGAGATCGGCAACGGCGGCGACGGGGTCATGGTCATCGACTCCGTCTCGGTCGGCGCGACGCCGCGCGGGATCGACGCGTCGGTCGCGAACGAGCCCGACCGGATCGGCGCGAATGGGAGGGACGGGATCGACCTCGACATCAGCGTCGACGACACCGTCGAGGAGGGCGACCACAGCTTCACCGTCACGGCCAGCGACAACCTCGGGAACCGAGAGACCTACGAGGTGACCGTCAGAGTCGAGAAGGTCCCGGTCCTGAGCGCCGATTCGACCGTCATCTCGCTGGGGGAGGTCCTCGTCGGCGAGTCGACCGTGAAGTCGTTCACGCTCCGCGAAGCCGCCGGATACGAGTCGGTGTCGGACGTGGTGACGGAATTCGCCGAGCGCGACTCGCGGGGGAATCTGGCGTTCGGCGGGCTGGGTGAGACGACGATCTCGGCCGGCGAGAGCACCTCGCAGTCGGTGACGGTCCAGGTCGACGAGGACGTCGAACAGGGCTCCCAGCTCCGGTGGGAAGTGAGCTTCGCCCCGCAGGACAACCGCGACGGCAACGCCCGCGTCGTGTTCACGGCGCAGGTCATCTACCCGCCGTACTACGACGGCGTCTCCGTCGGCGGCGCCGACTTCGTCTTCGACAGGCCGCGTTCGGAGGTCACCTCGTACACCGAGACCACGACCATGCAGGTCAGAAACGGCGGCGACCTCCCGATGAATATCGAGTCGGTCTCCCCCAGCGTCGACGCACCGGGGATCGACGCGACCGTCGTCGACCGTCCGGACACGATCCCCGCGCGCTCCTCGCGCACGTTCGGCGTCCGGATCGAGGCCCAACCCGAGGCGAGCGAGGGCGAGCACACGCTCTCGATGGACGTTCAGGCGGCCGAGCCCGGGTCGACGACGGTCTCGTCGACCGTCACCGTCGACCGCCAGGCGGACCTGGCCGTCGACCCCGGGAACCTCTCGGTCGGCGAGGTCATCGTGACCGAGCGGGCGTCGACGGCGACGGTGCTCTCGGAGCAGCTCGGTTACGAGTCGGTGCGTGACTTCGGATTCGAGCAGGTGTCCGGGCCCGACCGCGGGTGGATAACCGTCGTCGAGCGCCCGTCCACCATCGCTGCCGGCGAATCGGGGGAGGTGGTCCTCGCCGTCTCCTTCGACCCGAGCGCGACGCTCTACCGGACCTACAACTGGACGTTCGCCGCGTCCGGCACCAACGTCGAGACCGAGCGGTTCACGGTGTCGGCCGTGCCGCGACCGATCGACTTCTCGCAAGTCAGAGACGACCTCACCGCCCTCGAAGGCGAGGTCGAGGCGGGCGACGGGATGGTGACCGAGATGGACGGCGTGCTGGGAACGCTCGAAGAGAAGCTCCGGGCCGGGAACGCGCCGCGGTCGGACATCGTCGCCGTCAGCACGGCGGGCCGTAGCACCACGCTGTTCCTGCAGTCCGCCGAACAGGCGCGGACCGCGCTCGACGCCGGGAACCACTCGGCCGCTCAGCTCCACCTGACCCGGACGGCGGCCGCCTACCGCACGCTCGGCACGTACACCGACCGGATCTCGAACGACGAACTCGCCCAGCGAGCCGCCGGCGTCACCGAGCGCGCGGACGAGATCCTCGCCGCGCTCACCGACCGCCAGCTCTCGTACTACCGCGGCCGGCTCGAAGCCGAGAACACGACGATGCTCGAACGCGCGCGGATCGAACGCGACCTCTCCAGGCTCGCCGCGCTCCGGGGCGACAGCGACCGGGCCGGCGAACTTCGCACCGAGGCCGACCGGGCGTTCTCGAACTACTCGACGCTCGTCGCCGAGGGCAACGAACGCCTCGAGGCCGGCCGGAGCCAGCGCGACGACCTCGACGAGTCGCTGTTCGTCTCGGCGCTCGGTCAGCGCGTCTTCTGGATCGGGAGCCTCGACCGCTTCGAGTCGGCGACGCGAGCGACCCTCTCCGAGTACGACACCGCCGAACAGCGGTTCCGCGCCGCCGGCGCTGTCGAACGCGCCGACAGCGCGGCCGCCGAGCGGGCGTCCCTCGCGGCGGCCTACGACGGGGCACGCACCGTCTCGCTCGGGATCGGCGCCGGCCTCGGACTGGTCTTCCTCGTCGTCGTCGTCCTCGAGAGCAGGGCGCTGTACCGGTACATCCAGGAGTCGCGCGCCGCAGTCAGCGGCGACTTCCTGGTCTGA